Sequence from the Ailuropoda melanoleuca isolate Jingjing chromosome 10, ASM200744v2, whole genome shotgun sequence genome:
TCCCCTAGTACCTGGTTCAGCACCTGGAACTGGATCAGGAGCTCCGTGCTGGCCAGGGACCACACTCTCACACTCCCGTCATCACTGCACGTGGCCCAGTGGGACGTGCTGGGGCTGAAGACCACCTCGTTCACCTGCAGGAAGCCAGCCAGCCCCCCCTGAGGCTGTGTGGCCCTCGGGCAGAGGAAGACACAGCAGGGCCAggtctgttttgtcttttaaagattctacttTTTAACGTAATCTCtatccccaatgtggggctcaaactcacgaccccaagatcaagtcgcacactcttccgactgagccagccgggcaccccaggTGGGTCTTTCTGACAAGACTACCCATCTCAGCACAAGCCTGCCTGGCCCCATCCACCGCCATGTGGCATAGAGACACCATCCTGGCCTCCCTCCCAAGTGTCCCCACACGAGACCTGGGTGGGATGGAGTCACTAGAAGCCCACTGGTCGGTTGAACCTGATGGCTCCCTTGCTAAGACAGCATAGAAGGAACTGTTCTGGCAGGCCCTAAAAAGTGGTGACATGATGATGCATGACGACGTGTCCCCAGAGGGCCGCACACAAAAGGTAAAGGAAGACAGCCTGGGCAGGAGAGCGCAGGGAAAAGGAGACACAGAGGCCATTTGCCCAAGAGGGAAAAAACACAGAATGGTCTAGCCTTGAATGTGAATTTCAAGGGTAAGTACGAACTCATAAtacatcttaattaaaaaaacaataattttgctGTGTGGCTAAGCAGCGACTGGCCCCTCTGGCACTCGGACCAGGACCCCCACGTCCATTTCCCACAGGAGGGGCCCCCAGACTGAGAGGGAATAGCCAAGTCTGTTTCTGGGCAGAGCTGCAGAGGGGAGCCTGGAGCACCCTGCCCTTCCACATGAGAGGGAAATCACCTGCGGCCATCAGCTCTGGTCAAGGACTTAGGGCCCAAGTCCGCGTGCGCCGGTGGATGAACGAACATGGAAAGGTACCCGGCACTGACACGCTATGCTACGGATAAACCGTAAGGCTCGTGCTCAGGGAAAGAAGGAACGCCCAGAACAAGTGAATCCAGAGAAACACAGTTGGTCAGTGAGACCCAAGGGCTGGGCAGGGCaatcggggtgggggggtggggcggtgTTTGAAGGGTATGGGGCTTCCTTCTGGGGAGGTGAAATGCCCTCAAATGTGACTGTGGTGACGGCTGTGCAATTCTGGGAAGGTAACACAACCAGAGACTTCAAGAGGGTAAGGCGTACGACGCGTACCTTGTACCTTAACACACAGCTATCACCAAAACACACAAAGGACAGATGATACTCGCCCATCTCAAACTCAAGTTGCTTTGATGGCAACGATTATATCTAAAAAAACGAAAGAGGACTCAGGAGCCAACTTGAAGAGCCTGCCACTGGCCAAAAACAGGGCTTGATAAGCATCAAGAGAGACACTGACTGCAAGGAAGCTGGACCCACATTTCCACCCAGCAGCTCGCACAGAGCCTCACAATCGTACACCAACACTGGAGGCCAAGGAGCCAAACCGGCACTCAGGAGACGCGGCCCAGGAAGGAGAGACTCGCCCACCCTGCGGCTCCTGCCTCAGCCCTACCTCGGAGAAACCAAGCTCGCGAGGCCGTCCCTCGTGGTCAGGATCAGATCAGCACCACCAGCAAGTCCTACCCAAGTAGTGAGTCATTCTAGGAGCACAGCGCCGACAGGCAAGCGGCCCCTGACCAGACCCTGGCCCGGCCTCCAGACCTCTTGGACCTCAGGGAACATAGGGCCGAGAAGCAGGTCCAGCCCAGCTGGTGGGAGGTTCCAGGACAAAGAAGCTTGTTTTCTCAACAAGGAAAGTGCAAGAAAAAATAGTgccaaaagaaaaaggacagagaaggcCAAAAGGCCTCGGTGGGGATGCGTGTGGGTCCTGTGTGGACAAGGGGTAAGCACACAGCTCCAGGCTGTCCTCATCCAGGCACCTCCTGGACCATTTACGCACAAACCCGTCTGACTTGGGCTTGAAGTAAGCCggggaaaggaggggcagagcagagcaCGTGTGGCTTACCGCCCTGCCCCCGTCCAGGCTGGAAATGCCCTCACCTTGCTCCTGTGGCCACTGATGAGGCGGGTGCTGGCACCCTCGGCCCAGCTGATGTACCAGAGCGTGCCTGCCGTGGTGCCCACCACGCCCATGTCCATGCTGTCGTGGAAGACCGCGCTCACGACGGCCCCGTCCAAGGTCAACTCGCGCTCCATGAACACAGAGCtagacctggggtgggggtgaggccagTGGGTGGAAAGTGTGGCGGCAGtgacagcccccacccccagtgacaCGCCCAGCAGCTCACCTGGCGCGTGAGCCCTTGCACCTCAGCTCCGGCACGGCCCCCACGGCCCACAGGCGCAGTCGCCGGGTGTTGCTGCCGCTGACCAGCCTCGCGCCCGAGCACAGCAGCactcctgggaggcaggaggtggCGTGAGCCCCCTCCCCAGATGCCCAGAGCTCGAGACAAGGTCTCCCAGGGAGAAGCCAAGCCTGAGCCGTCAGGGGCTGCAGGGACTCTGTCAGGCACCCACCAATCTCGCCGTCGTCCGCGTCCCAGACCAGGAAGCAGCGGCTGGCACTTGTGTCCCAGACACAGACCTGGCCGGCATTGGAGCCACAGTAAAGCAGAGGTGTGGCCCCGTAGCAGAGCGAGGTCAGCTCGCCCGCCCCCACCTCCTCAGGGATGGGCTCTCGGCGCACCTGAAGGGACACGAGGGAAGCATGGGTCAGCAATGTCCTGAGGCCCAGCCAGACCCCATCCTCCGGAACACCCTGCAAATCCTGGCACCTGGAGGCTGACGTTGGTCCCACGCTGCTGCACGAGCCAAAAGGTAATGGCGCCTTGGCCCACACAGGCCAGCTCGCCAGCATCCCGGGGGTTAAAGGCCACACTGTGCACTGGCTCCGGGAGGTGCGTGGACGCCAGGAGCTCATAGGTGGCCATGCTCCACAGGGCCAGAGTGCTGTCACGGTAGTCCCCTGGCGAAAACGCACGTAGCTGCATCAGCTGCCCGGGGTCCCAGGACAGGCAGGAAAGTCGAGAGGccactgtcctccccacccccactgaccCAGGGTGACAAGCAGCTCGTCATCTGGTGAAAATGCCAGGGCTTGCACCGCGGTGCTGTGATAAGAAATGAGGTGCTGGCAGGAGCCCCCCGGCACGTTCCAGATGCGGATGTGGCAGTGGGAGGAGGTGCCGCTGCAGCCCGAGGCAGAGGCCAGGacctggagggcaggagggcaggacaTTAACAGGGAGGGCATGGCCCACGGCCCATCCTGCTTCTGGCTGGAGGGAAGGGTGGACCAGCATCCCTTGAGCTGCCCTGGAGGTGAGAGCCCGCTGTGGTTGTCAAGAATCCAGGCTCTGACCCtggtgggcagggtgggaggcGAGGCCAGCACCTGAGCATTGTGGCTGAGGGCCAGGGTGGAGATCTCCTCGGGGTGGCCGAGCCAGTGCTGCTGGGCGCCAGAGTGCAGGTCCTCCACCACCACCAGACCGCCACAGGTGTAGGCAAAGAAGCCTGTGGGCAGGAGGGCAGCCCTGAGCCAGTCAGCTGAGGCCAGGGTGCATCTTCCCTGTTGCCTTCCACAGCCATGGGGGCTCACCCCCGGAAAGCCCGCTCAGAGGCTGGAACACAAGACGCTACCGGGAGATCATGTCTCagctcaggcacccctcttgccCTGCCACCCAAACCACCTACGAGCAAGTGCTCACGGGCTCTCCCTGGGGCCTGTCCTAGGGGCAGACAGAGCTGGGCCCTCCCTGTAGCTTCTAGGCTGGGAGCCAGGGTGCGCGGCAGCCCCCACCTGTATCTGGCTTCCAGACCACATTGGCCCGCCCGTTCCCGTTGTAGCCCACAACGGCCTTCAGGAGCAGACGCTCCACGCCAGCACTGGAGACAGAGGCACTCTGCGAGGACACGGACAGGACGCTGGGGTGCCGGCACAGTGCCCGGCAGCCCGCCCCTGCAACTCAGGCTCTCCCGCATCAGGCTGGGGCCTGCGATGAAGCCTGGGGGGATGCAGGCTCCCAGAAGGAGACAAATGGCAGGAACACAGGCCCCAAAACCCACGTGAGCAGCCAGCAGAGCTCAGGGTGCAAAGAGAAAAGTGCACGTGGGAGGTGTGGGAGGCAGCGAGAGtgcagggaggccaggcaggggcagCAAGACCCAGGGGGGATCTCAGGGAGGGCACAGGtacaggaggaggaaatgggaagtaGCCAGGGCTCATCAGGACACCACCCAGGGCCACTCTGGACGTCCGCAGGACAGCGAGAGCCTTGGCCAGCCAGCCAGAGTGCAGACACAGGGTGGACAAGTCACCTGCAGGGTGACCGTCACCAACATCTACAGCTAAGCCCTGTCACCACACCTGTGAGCTTTGGGGGCCGCGCTAGGGAGACCCCAGGAAACCAAGTTTCCTAGGGAGAAAGGACACTCCCAGAAGCTACAGGGCcgtgccacccccacccctgtgcctgTAGGCTATCTGCTTGTGAAAGGGCCTCCGAGGATCCCCCACGCCAACTGACCTTGGCCAGTGGGGAGGTCTTATAGCGTGCCAGGAAGTGCCTATAGCAGTCTGGGCGGGCAGAGGGATGGACCTGAGCTTCTCTGATACTCCAAGCACCTGATGGGGAGAAGGATGAGGCCTCGCAACACCAAAGCACCCATGACCCTCACAGACCCCTCCCTGCACAGTCACCCAGCACCGCCAGGGGGACACGTGTCTGAGCCACAGCATACATGTGGGGTCAGAGGACACAGATGGGCTGCACCCCACTGCTAGCCTGGCCCAGCCGGGGCCCCAGACGAGCCTACCTGCCCGGTACTGAACATAGCTCGTCTCACAGAGTAAACCTCAGCCCATCAGGCGGCTGGGCCTCCCTCAGGCCACCTGGAGCCCGTGAAAAACCTTGGTTGATCATGAGTATCCCACCCCACCCGGCTGCCCCTCTTCTGCTTACTGGACCAGCTATGGGGGTGGGGACCCATGCTGAGGTCCCAGGGGCCCCCTGGAGACCCCCagaccccagctccagccccgcTGGCCTCCTTCACCAGCATGGGCAGACTTGAGGCCTGATGGAGCCCCTCAGGGCTGTGGCTCTCCTCAGAGGGTCCTTCTTCATCTGACAAGGAGAAGGCACCTGGGGAGAACAGGGGGAGGTGGGGCACTGAGAGGAAGGAGCGGAGCACCGTTGCCCCCGCCCCCCGTTCCCCCTCCCATAGGCCTGGACCAGAAACACACAACAATCCCTCCCAGGCCCTCCACCCTTACCATCATCACCCTTGAGGGGTCCAGCACAGACGCCCAGCCGGAGTGGGGAAGCCGGGGATGGCTCAGGCACCTGCGGCCGGGGGAGCCCATTGGCCCCAGACACCGTGTCTTCCAGCTGCCTTGCATCCGGGCCTGGAGACAGAAGGACCCAGCCTGTGCCACACACCCCCAGTTCTGCACTAGAAACCCCAGGGAAGAAAGGGGCGCTATGCCACCCATAGAGACTGCAGGGCTAGCACCAAAGGTCATCACAAAGCCTGCCCGTGTGGTGGGGTCACTCACTAGCCTCGCAGGTCGGCGGTGCCCCAGGTGAGTCTCCGGCACTGCAGAGGCAACGAGAGATCAGGTGGGAAGGGTGCAGCAGGGTGGCGAGTGGACGTAGGTCTAGGGCAGACACTTGCCTTCCTGGTGGTGAGCTCTCCGGGGGACCCAGAATGTCCCAGAGGAAGATGGCATCCCCCACGCTGAGGAGCTGCTGCTGGTCAGGGGTGAAGGCCACAGCACGCACAGGCTCTGAATGGCCGATATACACCTGGGGGCAATGGGAGTCAGACACCGAGAGCTTCGAGGCACAGCGAGGGCGCCACGGGCCTCCGCTGCACACCGCAAGAGAGCGACGCATCCTGCAGGTCTGGCTGTTGAGTCCCCGGACCCCCCAGACGGGGGGTGTGAGGAGGAGGCTCTCAGGAGTGTCAGGCTCCAGCAAGCACAGGGGAGCTGGGGGTATCACCCACCTGGCAGCTGGGGCAGGCCTGTGTTGGGTAGTCCCACACCTTGATGGCCCGGTCAGTGGCCATCAGCAAGAAGCGGGCATCCCTgctgagggccagggaggggcaggccacAGGGGGGACACATGGCAGCTGCAAGAAATGTTCTTGTCAGTGACAGAAGATCGGAAATCACAGACCGCCGCACAGGGGAAGTCTCCCTTCTCAAGAAATGCCCCTTTGGAGGAGCAGCAGGTGGCCCAGGGCCGTCCCCTGCTCGATGCACTGCAGGCACTAAAGCTGGagcccagagggaaggggaggtcAAGCGGTTGACCACAGCCCTGGGCTCACCTCCCGGACCACGTGGCCCGAAGTGGTATCCAGCACCATGACCATGTTAGAGGACGTGGACACCAGCAGGTGGCCAGGGGGTCCGGGGCCAAAGCAGACGGCCACAGCTGAGTCCAGGCGGCTGCTGGCCAGGTCCAGCGCACTGACGTCGATTCGTAGCAGCTGGGGGAGAGCACCAAGGAGCCACCGGTGAGGGCCTCCGGAAAGAGCTTGCACCCCCCAGAGCCAGAGCACAGGAGGTGAGCGACCTCAGACACCCACTCAGCAACCCTGCCTGCCTGTGGCTCACACACTCCATGTCTGTGAGTCGAGGCAGCAAGGATTAGACCCTCTCTGGGGTGAGCATGGCCTCCCACCTGTCCCCTCAACTCCCTCGCACTCCACACAGGGCCGAGGagagcccctgcccctccctgaccccctccGCCCTGGTGGAACCTGGGACAGCCATGTGGCAGCCGGTGGGGGACATCCATGGAGTCTGCGGCCATGCCAGCACGGCCACACAGAGGGTTCCAGCTGACTCACCTCTTCCAGGGAGGCTGCGTTCATGACGGTCACCACGTACTTGGAGGGGCCCACAAAGGCCAGCAGGCGGCTGTCCGCGCTAACCGCCAGGGCATTGGGGGTTGGGTGGGCGTCCCGGCACACCATGTCAGCTGCCGGCAGCATAGGGGCACAGGGTCAACCGGGTGGAGACCCAAACCTGCCCCCGGCTGTGGGAAACAGACACCAGTGGGCACCAGCTACTGCTGGGATAGCTGGGGGTTCTCCTGGACCATGACCAGCTGCCAAGTGACCACCTGACTGTCCCAAGTTACAGTGGCCACAGGAGGAAACACACGCTCTCGGGTGACCCGACCCCTACCTAGTGCTCAGGCCATTCACCTGCAGCAGGGCTGGCACAGACCCTCACTGACCTCTCATTCTGGGGCGCTGAGAAGTTCTAAGACCACACTCACCCCAGAGCTGCAGGCAGcgagcagcccccaccccacgggGACCGGACGAGGAGATGGTCAGGAGGCTGGATGGGGCAGCACGGGGTCTGACCTGCCACACGCAGCACACGGCACGGGGTGCTGGCGCAGTGGTACTGGGCCAAGGTGCCCGAGGAGCAGGAGCTGAACAGGAGGCTGCCGTCGGGGCTGGCGGCCAGGCCGGTGACTGGTCCTCGGTGACACCTGCACCACACAGGGACGGCCACTGCCCCGGCCCTGAGCTGCACCGTCCCAGACCGCTCACAGCCGGTGCTGCCTGAGTTCccgggggggcagcagagggctgGGGCTCTCTGTGGACGGCCCTTCCCCACCCGGCCCCCCACGCAGCACCGCAGCCTCCACCACGGGCGTCTGTGGGGCTGGAACCAACTGGGCACCCACCTGTGCCCCGCCAGAGCCTCAGCAGCCTCCAGGCTGAAGGAACGGACGGCCCCACTGCTGAAGCCGCAGAATAAGGCTGGCCGCGTGGGGTGGAAGGCGACGGTACACGGGGCCTCCTCCGGGGACCTCAAGTCATAGAGCTGGAGGGCGGGGTCCATGAGGGCGGGCAGGGATGGGGCTGCCGGCCGGCCTCAGAGCCCGAGAGCCCATCTCTCCACGGGCCCCACAGACTGTGCAGTGCTCCACgcctgcctgggccccacccacCAGCCCGCAGTGCCTCCCTCTGCAATGGCTCCCTTCTGGCCGCACCCCACCTGCTGCAAGGTCGCCAGGTCCCAGACGCGGACAGTATGGTCCTGGGACACCGTGGCCAGCTGCCCTCGGCTGCCCTGGGTGGCCAGGGCCAGCACCGGAGCGGTGTGGGAGCGAACCAGCACGCTGTACTCCTGGGACGGGATGTCCAGGAAGCCCAGGTGGCCGGAGGAGGTGGTGGACAGCACACGCAGACCATCACGGCTGACGCACACTGAAGTGACCGGGCCCTCGTGCTCTGCGGACAGGGTGGCTCAGGGACCTCCCAGGCCTCCGCCACAACACAGACAAACCCCTTTCCTTGCTACCTGCAGCTCCATCTCTCTGTGGCAAGACGGGCAGCTCCCCAATGACCACCCACTCCTGGGCTCAGGACTTGACCCCCTGGAGGCCTGGGACTGACGTCTAGCCAGGGGATGACCCAGGGACACAACCCTCCCAAAACAACTCGGATGCTGAGACGGTACCGTGGTCCCACCTGCCTCcaggagcacagaggagaagTCCAGGGGCCAGAGCCGCAGGTAGCCATCCTCCGAGCCCATGGCACATACGGCCTGCGACACGCTGAGGCTGCTGATGGAAATGCCGGGGCCTAGGGGGCGGGCAGGGTCAGCCCACAGCACCAGGGCGGCTCCCCCCGCACCGCCCCCCATACAGCAGGGGACGGCCTACCGGAACTGAAGGTCTGCTTCTGTGAGAGAGGGCCGCCAGGGGTCCGCGTGGGCAGGAGGCGGCGAGCATACCGCACGGCCAGGAGCTGGTGGTCGATCTCCAAGACGTGTCCACTGCGGCCGCACACGTAGCTGCTCAGGGAGGTGACAAATGAGGACCGAAGGGGCAGGTGGGAACAAGACCCAGCCACTTATGGGAGTGAGGGTAGGGCTCACAGCGTATGGCCATCCTGGGCCCATCCAAAGGCCAGGTCGGTCAACTCCAGCACCCGGTGCTCCCCCAAGTCCACAGGGCAGGAACGCAGCTCCCCGCCGCGCAGCCGCCACAGCCGCACACTGCCCTGCCCGCACGAGGCCATCCTGCAGGGCAGAAACAGGACACTGTGGATGGTCCCCAAGCCAGGGAGCGGCAGGCTCAGACCCCATCTGGGCCCATGGGCTGTCGAGGCCTCATCCCAGCAAAGCACGGACAGCACCGTCACCTGGTTTCGTCAAAAAAGGCCACCTCAAATGCCTGGATGTCAACTCCGGTGTGCGTCTTTGCAAGAAGGACTGCCTCGCCGCCTCGTCCCACCTGGGCTGTGCCCCAGGCCATCACCACCTGCAACAAGCCCATACTGAGTGCCCATGGCCCACGCATTcgccctgcctgcctgtctggcCTCCCGCAGGCCTCAGCTCTTCTCTCCTACACAAGCCCGCCTGAGCGCTCGTTGGCTGAGGGTGTGGGGACGTTGGCCCCACAGCCCAGAGAAACCTATTCACGTGCTCCTGGGCTTCCACACTCGAAGGTGGGCGTGTCTGTGGGAACAGAGAAAACACCGACCCACGAGCAGAGATGGGCCCGCGCTGAAATATGAACCACCTCAGATACACCTGACTTCAGGAAGGCCACTGCGCCAAACACGGCCAGCAGAGACAGCAGGCGGCGGCAACACTGACTCTGCCCGAGGGCCTGAGAACGTGAGGCAACACACAGGGCACGCAGGGCAGCAGGCTGGGCAGGGGAGCTCTGCTTCCTAAGCGCTTTGGCCTCTGCCTGCACCCAGGCACAGGCCACCCTTGCCTCCCTGACCCGGGCCTGTTACCGTCCTCCCGTGGCGGTCCTTGCCGACACCACAGAGCAGCGCCCCACTGTTGGAAAAGCTGCGGATGGAAGGCAAGCAGTCAGTGTGGCTGgggccagccccccacccctcccagaggccccatgCGCACCTAAGGGAACAGAGGGCGTGGGCCGGGCTCCGGAACAGGGACAGGCACTCCCCAGTCTGGAAGTCCCACAGGCGCAGCATGCTTGGGGGCCGGGCCTGGGCCGAGGCCAGCAGCACGCCACTCCCATCCAGTGCCAGGGCAGAAACCTGCAGGAGGCGGCAGGGTGGGGGGACGGCCCTGGGCTCGCAGGCACGAGCCTTCCCTGGGACAGGCGGGTAGCACCCACCTTGTCAGTGTGGCCGAGAAAGCAGCGCTGCTCCCGGGTGTGGACGTGCAGGACGACAATGACTGCGTGACAGGGGTACACCACGGCAGCCCCGTCCCGGGTCCACAGCGCCTGCGCACAGGGGCCAGATGCGGATGTCACAGGCTGCTTGGCCTCcgccctccccaaccccagcacaCCCCGCCGCTGTGTcaggagcacacacacacatgcaggacCTCCCCCAAACCCTGTCTGCAATACTAGAAACTCCACGGTGGAAATAATGAAACACCAAGACCCACAGACGCTCGGTTTACGTCTAGAAGGACCTGGCAAGCACAGCGCCACAGATCCAAAACTGGTGCCCACACCAGCCCCACACGTCAGACAAGCATCAAAGCCTCACAGGACACGTGAGAGCTCTCGGGTCTAGGGACGCTCCAGCACCCGGGCCCGTGTGAGCGCGGCCTGCACTCCCAACAGAAGAAACGGACACCAGAACAGGAAGTCCACGCTTCCACTGAGCAAACGCCAGGCCGTGTGCCAACACGGACAGGGCCAGGCATTCACGGGGGGTGAGAGACTCCACACTCCAAGGAAACATAGATGTCCACGTAACCACCTTGGGGACTCCCGGTTTTCCCACTGCCCCCTCTGTGTACCTGACACACGACCCAGAAAGAGCACCACACCACTCACCCATTTGGTACTGTGGCCCCCAAAGCCAATGACTGCCTTGAGTCTCAGGATCGGATCCGGGAGAAAGCTCTGAAACAGGCGAACTCACAGTGAGACGCCAGGAGGTGAGGCTCCCATCGCACTGGGGCCGCACCAGCCCAGGCTAGCTCCTCCCTGAAAGCAACGTGGCCCCGGGTGGTTCCTGCCGGCTGCACCGTGGCAGGAAGCCAGGATTGGGCCTCAGTGCCAGATCCTGTGGGGACCtcagctcctgcccctgcccGCACTCCCAGGCCTCCACGTATCGCCTGGTGCCTCCTTACCTTTTGTCGGAAGAGATCCTTGTCCAAAGCCACCTCCTGCCTGTTGTGCTTTCGGCTAGAAGGCTGGACGACAAAAGGTCTCAGAGACCCAGCAGCCCTGAGCCACACCTCATCAGGGCCCCACTCACCTCGGTGAGAGAGCTTACCCCTCACCTTCCCAGGGCTAGGGCACTGACCTCGTGCACAGCCACATCCTCCAGGGCCATGGCAACCATGGTCGGCTTAGGCGCGGACACGTGAACACCGTTGCCAGCTGCATGCTTGTCAGTGACCTCCGCCCCGGCCGAGCGCTCTTGGCTACGGTCACTGAGGCCATTCACACTGGGGACCTCCAAGCGCTCGCAGAACAAGCTGACCTCTGGAAGGGGCCTGGGCACTGAGGGGGCCTGGCGCGACTGCAGAGGCACAAGTGCGTGTCAGCACCCTGAGGCTACCACCCTGCAGCCCCATCTCCAAGGAACAGGAGCACTCACAGCCATGGGACCCAACATCTGGACCGGGGAGGGCACACTGTCCTGGAAGGGATCGCTGAAAGCCACTGGGTGAGCGGGAACCTGCAGCATGCGCCCCAGGAAACCTGGAATGGAGCCAAAGGCCACAGAAGCCACTGAACAGAGCGCACAGAGGCCTGGAGACAGCATGGTCACAGGGCCTCGCCCACTCCTCCGAAGCCACAGCAACAGCTGCAGCCCACCCCTCTACGCCAGGCCCCGCACACCCTCCTAGCTGGAAAGTTTGAGGACACCAAGCACCCCACACCACCTCCCACATGGTCCTGGCATCTCAGGACAGCCTCAACGCTAGCCCTGGACCCCGTGGGCACCACCCTGCCAGGTTCGCCACCCCCATACAATATCAACGCCCCCTCCCGTGAAACGCCACGTTGCTGCAGGCATGAGCCCACATCCCTGGTGACCCCACAGGCCCACCTGCCTCAGGAGGGGAACGGCTCTTCTGAACCAGCTCAGGAGATGCTTTTGAGCTGTCACTTGGAAACCTTGACATGGCAGAGGTAAAGTTAGTGTCCAGGGACCGCCCTGCGCTCCCCTCACTGGCCTCCCTCAGGATGGGCGGAGCTGCTCACCGGATGTGGACATAGTGGTCATACCAGCTCTCCCCCTTTGGCACCGGGAATGCCATTTCTCGAGGTACAGGTGTGACAGGCAGCTTCGCTCGCTGGGCCTCAGCAACGGTAACAGCTACAGAGAGCGGGCCTGGTCCACGGAAGGGAGCCCATCCTGCTCCCTCTTCCAGCCCAGGCGGGTCTCAATACCAGGtacccccagcccagccaccaccacccctgcctcccacaggTGTCTCAGGAGCTGGGGGGCTCCGAGAGGGCACCGCACAGGCGTTTCCATCACAGGCCGGGATGTCAGCCCCTCCTGCTGAGaactcgggggtggggggagagaaccGGAGCCGGCAGGCTGCAGGCTGCACACAGGGCGGAAGTACAGCGCTCACCGGGGTCAAAGCACAAGTCGCTGGCGTAGAGGCTCTTCACGAGCAGACTCGCGCACAGCTTGACGCCCTTGAGATGGCCGTAGCGCCGGTTCAGGAACACCAGGAGAATGTCACGCAAATCAAGCTGTAGGCATGTCCAGCGGGCACCAGAGGGGGCAACAGCGGGCAGCTCTGAAGAACACGAGCCAAGACCAGCGCCCACGGTCTCACCGGCCAGCCCACGGCAGTCTGTACTCGGCCGGCGCCAACCATCACGTGCCCCCCAGCACCACCGGTCCTTGTGCCTGCGACCGcccacctccctctctgctctcaggCCGCCTCTCCCGGGCTACCGCAGCCCTTCATGTCCCGTTTCCACATCACCTTTTACAGATAACCCCGC
This genomic interval carries:
- the LOC100483007 gene encoding WD repeat-containing protein 90 isoform X4 yields the protein MAKVWQHPFLNVFRHFKVGEWKRSTKEGDVAAVTDKTLKCTVYRIRGSVSAGNYIQLPKTSTQSLGLTGRYLYVLFRPLPARHFVIHLDVATEDSQVVRVSFSNLFKEFKSTATWLQFPFICEAGLSVKELPAVAPSGARWTCLQLDLRDILLVFLNRRYGHLKGVKLCASLLVKSLYASDLCFDPGPLSVAVTVAEAQRAKLPVTPVPREMAFPVPKGESWYDHYVHIRFPSDSSKASPELVQKSRSPPEAGFLGRMLQVPAHPVAFSDPFQDSVPSPVQMLGPMASRQAPSVPRPLPEVSLFCERLEVPSVNGLSDRSQERSAGAEVTDKHAAGNGVHVSAPKPTMVAMALEDVAVHEPSSRKHNRQEVALDKDLFRQKSFLPDPILRLKAVIGFGGHSTKWALWTRDGAAVVYPCHAVIVVLHVHTREQRCFLGHTDKVSALALDGSGVLLASAQARPPSMLRLWDFQTGECLSLFRSPAHALCSLSFSNSGALLCGVGKDRHGRTVVMAWGTAQVGRGGEAVLLAKTHTGVDIQAFEVAFFDETRMASCGQGSVRLWRLRGGELRSCPVDLGEHRVLELTDLAFGWAQDGHTLYVCGRSGHVLEIDHQLLAVRYARRLLPTRTPGGPLSQKQTFSSGPGISISSLSVSQAVCAMGSEDGYLRLWPLDFSSVLLEAEHEGPVTSVCVSRDGLRVLSTTSSGHLGFLDIPSQEYSVLVRSHTAPVLALATQGSRGQLATVSQDHTVRVWDLATLQQLYDLRSPEEAPCTVAFHPTRPALFCGFSSGAVRSFSLEAAEALAGHRWVPSWFQPHRRPWWRLRCCVGGRVGKGRPQRAPALCCPPGNSGSTGCERSGTVQLRAGAVAVPVWCRCHRGPVTGLAASPDGSLLFSSCSSGTLAQYHCASTPCRVLRVAADMVCRDAHPTPNALAVSADSRLLAFVGPSKYVVTVMNAASLEELLRIDVSALDLASSRLDSAVAVCFGPGPPGHLLVSTSSNMVMVLDTTSGHVVRELPCVPPVACPSLALSRDARFLLMATDRAIKVWDYPTQACPSCQVYIGHSEPVRAVAFTPDQQQLLSVGDAIFLWDILGPPESSPPGSAGDSPGAPPTCEASPDARQLEDTVSGANGLPRPQVPEPSPASPLRLGVCAGPLKGDDGAFSLSDEEGPSEESHSPEGLHQASSLPMLVKEASGAGAGVWGSPGGPWDLSMGPHPHSWSSAWSIREAQVHPSARPDCYRHFLARYKTSPLAKSASVSSAGVERLLLKAVVGYNGNGRANVVWKPDTGFFAYTCGGLVVVEDLHSGAQQHWLGHPEEISTLALSHNAQVLASASGCSGTSSHCHIRIWNVPGGSCQHLISYHSTAVQALAFSPDDELLVTLGDYRDSTLALWSMATYELLASTHLPEPVHSVAFNPRDAGELACVGQGAITFWLVQQRGTNVSLQVRREPIPEEVGAGELTSLCYGATPLLYCGSNAGQVCVWDTSASRCFLVWDADDGEIGVLLCSGARLVSGSNTRRLRLWAVGAVPELRCKGSRARSSSVFMERELTLDGAVVSAVFHDSMDMGVVGTTAGTLWYISWAEGASTRLISGHRSKVNEVVFSPSTSHWATCSDDGSVRVWSLASTELLIQFQVLNQSCLCLAWSPPSCGRPEQQQVAAGYSDGTLRVFSISRIAVEFKMHPHRAALTAVAYSADGQTILSGDKDGLVAVSRPRTGMTFRVLSDHQGALIATIQSTNKEHGDFGAEGVDLWLAASSDQRISIWAADWPRGHCELVDWLSSPSPTLTEVPSHPPPCLVAFCPWDGALLVCAGLGVHPEVVFYSLHQKQVVERIPLPFFAVSLSLSPEAHLMAIGFAAQVGKTSLILSLVGEEFPAEVPPRAEEITIPADVTPEKVPTHIVDYSEAEQTAEELRDEIHKANVVCMVYDVSEEATIEKIRTKWIPLVNGETERGPRVPIILVGNKSDLRPGSSMEAVLPIMSQFPEIETCVECSAKNLRNISELFYYAQKAVLHPTAPLYDPEAKQLRPACAQALTRIFRLSDQDLDQALSDEELNAFQKSCFGHPLAPQALEDVKMVVCKNVAGGVRDDRLTLDGFLFLNTLFIQRGRHETTWTILRRFGYGDTLELTPDYLVPPLHVPPGCSTELNHLGYQFVQRVFEKHDQDRDGCLSSAELESLFSVFPAAPWGPELPLEVCAEAGRLSLHGYLCQWTLVTYLDVRRCLEHLGYLGYPTLCEQDSQAHAITVTREKRLDQEKGQTQRNVLLCKVVGARGVGKSAFLQAFLGRSLRGTREFAEERAIYAINTVQVNGQEKYLILCEVSADSLLATAPDATCDVACLMFDGSDPGSFALCASVYKRHYMDGQTPCLFVSSKADLPEGIPPPGLSPTEFCRRHRLPAPAPFSCVGPAKLSTAVFTRLAAMAAFPHLAHGELHTTSFWLRVTLGAIGAAVTAVLSFSLYRALVKSR